The Sinomonas sp. P10A9 genome includes a window with the following:
- a CDS encoding YceI family protein: MGTFEIDPIHTFVTFRAQHPVVGRVRGRFEAVRGTIVVAKDLTESSVEVTVATASVSTMNPMSHEDLRWRFKRPVRLARTDDAPSRRDDRVSNDPAHAVSHAPEDRSSRVGAAGRGR; encoded by the coding sequence GTGGGCACCTTCGAGATCGACCCCATCCACACCTTCGTGACCTTCCGCGCCCAGCACCCCGTGGTGGGACGCGTGCGTGGCCGCTTCGAGGCGGTGCGCGGCACCATCGTCGTGGCCAAGGACCTGACGGAATCGAGTGTCGAAGTCACCGTCGCGACCGCCTCGGTCAGCACGATGAATCCCATGAGCCATGAGGACCTGCGCTGGCGCTTCAAACGTCCCGTGCGGCTGGCGAGGACAGATGATGCTCCTAGCCGACGGGATGACCGTGTGAGCAATGATCCTGCCCATGCGGTATCTCATGCCCCTGAAGACAGGTCCTCTCGGGTGGGAGCGGCCGGTCGTGGTCGCTGA
- a CDS encoding substrate-binding domain-containing protein: MIRRTASLAAAAAITLAAAGCSSSTSAAGGTDSGVSQKAETALRQVTGQVLSKGPNGETPSPASATTLTSDEIAKVKAMGATAAIVMHYGGNDWATAQTAGLKSEFEKLGIKVIATTDADFKPDKQVSDLETVMTQKPNIIVSIPTDPVATASAYRKAAQAGAKLVFMDNVPQGFTAGKDYVSDVSADNYGNGVVSAHEMAKALGGKGKIGVIFHQADFFVTQQRHQGFKDTIAKDYPDIQIVEEKGIAGPDFAGDAQAGANAMLSKHADLAGIWAVWDVPAEGVMAAARAAGRQDLKIATEDLGKNVAIALAKNDLVVGLGAQVPFDQGVTEAQIAAGALLGKQEPAYVALSALPVDHSNVLDAWKQVYHADAPADLQSSYKK, encoded by the coding sequence ATGATCCGCAGAACAGCGTCCCTCGCGGCGGCCGCCGCAATCACCCTCGCGGCTGCCGGGTGCAGCTCATCGACGAGCGCCGCCGGAGGAACGGACTCCGGCGTCTCCCAGAAGGCCGAGACCGCCCTCAGGCAGGTCACCGGGCAGGTGCTCAGCAAGGGCCCGAACGGCGAGACACCCTCGCCCGCCTCGGCCACGACCCTGACATCCGACGAGATCGCGAAGGTCAAGGCCATGGGCGCCACGGCCGCGATCGTCATGCACTACGGCGGCAATGACTGGGCGACAGCCCAGACCGCCGGCCTCAAGAGCGAGTTCGAGAAGCTCGGCATCAAGGTCATCGCCACGACGGACGCCGACTTCAAGCCGGACAAGCAGGTCTCCGATCTCGAGACCGTCATGACCCAGAAGCCGAACATCATCGTTTCGATCCCCACCGACCCCGTTGCCACCGCGTCGGCCTACCGCAAGGCCGCGCAGGCCGGAGCCAAGCTGGTCTTCATGGACAACGTCCCGCAGGGCTTCACTGCGGGCAAGGACTACGTCTCCGATGTCTCCGCGGACAACTACGGCAACGGCGTCGTCTCCGCCCACGAGATGGCCAAGGCCCTCGGCGGCAAGGGAAAGATCGGGGTCATCTTCCACCAGGCCGACTTCTTCGTGACCCAGCAGCGGCACCAGGGCTTCAAGGACACCATCGCGAAGGACTACCCGGACATCCAGATCGTCGAGGAGAAGGGCATCGCCGGCCCTGACTTCGCCGGCGACGCCCAGGCCGGAGCGAACGCGATGCTGAGCAAGCACGCGGATCTCGCGGGCATCTGGGCGGTGTGGGACGTCCCGGCCGAGGGTGTCATGGCGGCGGCGCGCGCTGCGGGGCGCCAGGACCTCAAGATCGCGACCGAGGACCTCGGCAAGAACGTGGCCATCGCCCTCGCGAAGAACGACCTCGTCGTCGGCCTCGGCGCCCAGGTTCCGTTCGACCAGGGCGTGACCGAGGCGCAGATCGCTGCCGGAGCCCTGCTCGGCAAGCAGGAGCCCGCCTACGTCGCGCTGAGCGCACTGCCCGTGGACCACTCGAACGTCCTGGACGCGTGGAAGCAGGTCTACCACGCAGACGCCCCCGCGGACCTCCAGAGCTCCTACAAGAAGTAG
- a CDS encoding LysR family transcriptional regulator: MVQWLMLFRQLEYFVALAREKHFARAASACFVSQPALSEAIRKLEHELQVPLVQRGHSFEGLTPEGERLVHWARRILADQDALKQEVTALRTGLTGELRVGVIPAAAATVALLTDPFCAEHPLVTVQLETSLRSAEIIGRIRSFDLDAGVVHPDGQDTEGLKLTPLYEDRQVLVVGSGLLPGAPDGIDWADAAELPLCLLSSGMQGRQVVDDAFTARGLTVTPRLEADSIAALLAHVGAGRWASILPESWLRTLRAPEGTRVVPLGDPPTAAAVALITGGGEPGSVLARAFSEVARTPHVRDLLRGLRTGDDAGAPLAGG; encoded by the coding sequence GTGGTGCAATGGCTCATGCTGTTCCGCCAACTCGAGTACTTCGTGGCGCTGGCCCGAGAGAAGCACTTCGCCCGCGCGGCGAGTGCGTGCTTCGTTTCGCAGCCGGCGCTTTCGGAGGCGATCCGCAAGCTTGAGCATGAGCTCCAGGTCCCGCTCGTCCAGCGCGGGCACTCGTTCGAGGGGCTGACCCCGGAAGGCGAGCGACTCGTCCACTGGGCTCGCCGCATCCTCGCGGACCAGGACGCGCTCAAGCAGGAGGTCACCGCACTCCGGACCGGACTCACCGGCGAGCTGCGGGTCGGGGTGATCCCTGCCGCGGCGGCCACGGTCGCTCTCCTGACCGACCCCTTCTGCGCCGAGCACCCCCTCGTGACGGTGCAGCTCGAGACGAGCCTGCGCTCGGCCGAGATCATCGGCCGGATCCGCTCCTTCGACCTCGACGCCGGCGTGGTCCACCCCGACGGGCAGGACACCGAGGGCCTCAAGCTCACGCCGCTGTACGAGGACCGGCAGGTGCTCGTGGTCGGCAGCGGCCTGCTGCCGGGCGCCCCCGACGGCATCGACTGGGCGGACGCGGCCGAGCTGCCCCTGTGCCTGCTGAGCAGCGGCATGCAGGGGCGCCAGGTTGTTGACGACGCCTTCACCGCCCGCGGGCTCACCGTGACGCCGCGGCTCGAGGCCGACTCGATCGCGGCGCTGCTCGCCCACGTGGGTGCCGGGCGCTGGGCGAGCATCCTCCCCGAGTCCTGGCTGCGGACCCTCCGCGCGCCCGAGGGAACCCGGGTGGTCCCGCTCGGCGACCCGCCCACCGCCGCCGCCGTCGCGCTGATCACGGGCGGCGGCGAACCCGGATCGGTCCTTGCCCGCGCGTTTTCCGAGGTTGCCAGGACGCCTCACGTTCGGGACCTCCTCCGTGGGCTCCGGACGGGCGACGACGCTGGGGCGCCCCTCGCTGGCGGGTGA
- a CDS encoding FUSC family protein, whose protein sequence is MPKIPMPPPAARQLSPDDGAWQHACRVALGLVVPGLVLVAVGRPDLIIYAVFGSFTGMYGRGESRRTRFRHQTQAGAVLLAGATVGILIAAAHAAPWVLVACAVPFTYAAAVAADSLGLNPQGPFFGTLALGALATVPPDRVAPSTAVLICVTTALFSLALGLLGGRSARAPVRHDTEPGRTRLALATAHAGRYALATAAAGSAGVLLGVDHANWAIASAIVPLAAADPGRHLRPGLASVAGRSAHRVLGTFAGLGGTAGLFAVGLDGAAAALVVMALLFPTELFMARHYGLALGFFTPLILMMTQLAARSEPLPLVTFRAVDTLMGVAAGILVAALATTAARRTTAPRTSRPRVTS, encoded by the coding sequence GTGCCGAAGATCCCGATGCCACCCCCGGCGGCGCGCCAGCTCTCTCCGGACGACGGCGCGTGGCAGCACGCGTGCCGCGTGGCACTCGGGCTCGTGGTCCCGGGCCTGGTGCTCGTCGCCGTCGGCAGGCCGGACCTGATCATCTACGCCGTCTTCGGCTCGTTCACGGGCATGTACGGGCGGGGCGAGTCGCGCAGGACGCGCTTCCGCCACCAGACTCAGGCCGGCGCGGTCCTGCTGGCCGGTGCGACCGTCGGCATCCTCATCGCGGCCGCCCACGCGGCGCCGTGGGTCCTGGTCGCATGCGCGGTGCCGTTCACGTACGCCGCGGCGGTCGCTGCCGACAGCCTTGGCCTCAACCCCCAGGGTCCGTTCTTCGGGACCTTGGCGCTCGGCGCCCTCGCGACGGTCCCACCGGACCGCGTCGCGCCGTCTACCGCCGTCCTGATCTGCGTCACCACCGCACTGTTCTCCCTGGCCCTCGGGCTGCTGGGCGGGCGATCCGCACGAGCGCCCGTGCGCCACGACACGGAGCCGGGGCGAACCCGACTCGCCCTCGCCACGGCCCACGCGGGCCGCTACGCCCTCGCGACGGCGGCTGCTGGATCAGCGGGGGTGCTCCTGGGCGTCGACCACGCCAATTGGGCGATAGCCTCAGCCATCGTCCCCCTCGCCGCTGCGGACCCGGGCCGCCACCTACGGCCCGGGCTCGCGAGCGTGGCCGGGCGCAGCGCCCACCGCGTCCTGGGGACCTTCGCGGGTCTGGGCGGGACCGCGGGGCTTTTCGCCGTGGGGCTCGACGGCGCCGCGGCGGCCCTCGTGGTCATGGCCCTGCTGTTCCCCACGGAGTTGTTCATGGCCCGGCACTACGGGCTTGCCCTCGGTTTCTTCACGCCCCTGATCCTGATGATGACCCAGCTCGCGGCCCGGTCCGAGCCCCTCCCCCTCGTCACGTTCCGGGCGGTCGACACCCTCATGGGCGTCGCGGCAGGGATCCTCGTCGCCGCGCTCGCTACCACCGCGGCCAGGCGCACGACGGCGCCGCGCACCTCCCGTCCACGGGTCACCTCCTGA
- a CDS encoding Gfo/Idh/MocA family protein: MSTVRWGVLTTARIAQNRFLPAAGRARGAAVVAISSTSGRAEEVAGRFGIPAAYGSHEELLADPGVEAVYVPFPNSLHAEWALRAVETGKHVLCEKPLVASAGELAHLADAAARRGVKVMEAFMYRFHPQHAKVRELLDSGRIGDVVSIHARFHFAMDRQPGEPRLKPGFDGGALNDIGCYGVDALNHLMDAPPRSVYARGTSHSDPVETSMAAILDYGGVLATLDCGFEGPRTNTLQIIGTLGHITLDKAFDPDPTETANVTVASRSGEAETFAFTGDAFRSEIEQFSEWTRSDGPTMPFQELTQRSLAVRAALHASLASGQPQAVTPADAVVG; encoded by the coding sequence GTGAGCACCGTCCGCTGGGGCGTGCTCACGACGGCGCGCATCGCCCAGAACCGCTTCCTGCCGGCGGCTGGCCGTGCGCGCGGCGCAGCTGTCGTGGCCATCAGCAGCACGAGCGGGCGAGCGGAGGAGGTCGCCGGACGCTTCGGCATCCCGGCGGCGTACGGCTCGCACGAGGAGCTGCTCGCCGATCCAGGCGTCGAGGCCGTGTACGTCCCGTTCCCCAACAGCCTGCATGCCGAATGGGCGCTCCGGGCGGTTGAGACGGGCAAGCACGTCCTGTGCGAGAAGCCGCTCGTCGCCTCCGCGGGCGAGCTCGCCCACCTCGCGGACGCAGCCGCGAGGCGGGGGGTCAAGGTCATGGAGGCCTTCATGTACCGCTTCCACCCGCAGCACGCCAAGGTCCGCGAGCTGCTCGACAGTGGCCGGATCGGCGACGTCGTCTCGATCCATGCCCGCTTCCACTTCGCGATGGATCGCCAGCCGGGCGAGCCGCGCCTGAAGCCGGGGTTCGACGGCGGCGCCCTCAACGACATCGGGTGCTACGGCGTCGACGCGCTCAACCATCTCATGGATGCGCCGCCGCGGTCCGTCTACGCGCGTGGCACGAGCCACTCTGATCCCGTGGAAACGAGCATGGCAGCCATCCTCGACTACGGCGGCGTGCTCGCCACGCTCGACTGCGGCTTCGAGGGCCCGCGGACCAATACGCTGCAGATCATCGGAACGCTCGGCCACATCACGCTCGACAAGGCCTTCGACCCCGACCCCACGGAAACGGCGAACGTGACCGTGGCCAGCAGGTCAGGGGAGGCCGAGACCTTCGCCTTCACGGGCGACGCGTTCCGGTCGGAGATCGAGCAGTTCAGCGAGTGGACCCGCTCCGACGGCCCCACCATGCCGTTCCAGGAGCTGACCCAGCGCAGCCTTGCCGTCCGCGCGGCCCTGCACGCCTCGCTCGCCTCCGGCCAGCCGCAGGCAGTGACCCCCGCCGACGCCGTCGTCGGCTGA
- a CDS encoding ABC transporter permease, which translates to MSKTAPAAPIETAASPSFGETLRKLDWRRYVIYIGFVVVFAFFAILLRDQGFLSAVNLLNIFRQTATITVIAVGMTYVISCAEIDLSVGSTAGLSSVATAMAISHWGLLPGILAGLAMGVIVGAINGGLVSLLGIPSFLVTLGMMGIAVGAAQWITASAPQPILDDTFNIIFGSGNIGPVPGLVLWSALFVAVGAVVLSRTKFGRQVLATGGNRTAADFTGISTKRIKFQVLLISGIVASIAGMLYAGRLQSGRFQWGTGDELSAIAAVILGGTSLFGGSGTVIGTLFGSLLIGLINNGLILAGLDSSQQQVVRGAIIILAVALARKK; encoded by the coding sequence ATGAGCAAGACAGCCCCCGCAGCCCCCATCGAGACGGCGGCATCGCCGAGCTTCGGCGAGACGCTGAGGAAGCTCGACTGGCGTCGCTACGTCATCTACATCGGCTTCGTCGTGGTGTTCGCGTTCTTCGCGATCCTCCTGCGCGACCAGGGCTTCCTGTCTGCGGTGAACCTGCTGAACATCTTCCGGCAGACCGCGACCATCACAGTGATCGCCGTCGGGATGACCTACGTCATCTCGTGCGCCGAGATCGACCTCAGCGTCGGGTCCACCGCCGGCCTATCGAGCGTCGCCACCGCGATGGCGATCTCCCATTGGGGCCTCCTGCCGGGCATCCTGGCCGGCCTGGCCATGGGCGTCATCGTCGGGGCCATCAACGGCGGCCTCGTGAGCCTCCTGGGCATCCCCTCGTTCCTTGTGACCCTGGGCATGATGGGGATCGCGGTCGGGGCCGCGCAGTGGATCACGGCGTCGGCCCCTCAGCCGATCCTCGACGACACCTTCAACATTATCTTCGGCTCCGGCAACATCGGCCCTGTCCCGGGCCTGGTCCTGTGGTCCGCGCTCTTCGTGGCGGTGGGCGCCGTCGTGCTGTCCCGCACGAAGTTCGGCCGGCAGGTCCTCGCGACGGGCGGCAACCGCACAGCAGCGGACTTCACCGGCATCAGCACCAAGCGCATCAAGTTCCAGGTCCTGCTCATCTCCGGCATCGTGGCGAGCATCGCCGGCATGCTTTACGCAGGTCGCCTCCAGTCCGGACGCTTCCAGTGGGGCACGGGGGACGAGCTCTCGGCGATCGCCGCCGTGATCCTCGGAGGGACCAGCCTGTTCGGCGGCTCTGGCACGGTGATCGGAACGCTGTTCGGCTCGCTGCTCATCGGCCTGATCAACAACGGCCTCATCCTCGCCGGGCTCGACAGCAGCCAGCAGCAAGTCGTGCGCGGGGCGATCATCATCCTGGCCGTCGCCCTCGCCCGGAAGAAGTAG
- a CDS encoding sugar ABC transporter ATP-binding protein has translation MNTPDNAVEMRSISKGFNGVPVLKEVDFEVRRGEVHALAGGNGAGKSTLMKILQGVYQADAGEILIDGRPTAINSIQGAKAAGIGMVFQEFSLVPSLTVAQNIFLASEPLAGGLINDREAVRRAKQIFEEMEVRVDPKAEVSRLGTAYWQLTEIAKALSQNARVLIMDEPTASLARHETEALFELIDRLKARGISIIYISHRMDEVYRIADRITILRDGRRLLTEPLSSVTPEQIVEGIVGKKIEGQLAYREREHATHDGVPLLEVRGLTSGPKVRDVSFALRPGEILGLAGLMGSGRTELARTLFGIDKATSGEILIKGKKVTISSPKQAIAAGLALIPEDRRAQGLVLDHSVRDNLLLPLLGNISRGPLLDIGEGKKLSSSLIEKLAVKVAHPNRPVRLLSGGNQQKVVIAKWLGTNPEVLILDEPTAGVDIGTKSEILDMIRGLASTGKAVIVISSEYPELLAVSDRVLVLKEGSIIQDLPRGEIADEESLQLAVQGV, from the coding sequence ATGAACACGCCAGACAATGCCGTCGAGATGCGGTCCATCTCCAAGGGCTTCAACGGGGTTCCGGTCCTGAAGGAGGTCGACTTCGAAGTCCGCAGAGGCGAGGTCCATGCGCTTGCAGGGGGCAACGGTGCCGGCAAGTCCACCCTCATGAAGATCCTGCAGGGCGTCTACCAGGCAGATGCCGGCGAGATCCTCATCGACGGGAGGCCGACAGCCATCAATTCCATCCAGGGGGCGAAGGCCGCCGGGATCGGAATGGTCTTCCAGGAATTCAGCCTCGTGCCGAGCCTGACGGTCGCGCAGAACATCTTCCTCGCCTCCGAGCCGCTGGCCGGCGGCCTCATCAATGACCGCGAGGCCGTCCGCCGAGCCAAGCAGATCTTCGAGGAGATGGAGGTCCGCGTCGATCCCAAAGCCGAGGTCTCCCGCCTCGGAACGGCGTACTGGCAGCTCACGGAGATCGCCAAGGCACTGTCCCAGAACGCCAGGGTGCTCATCATGGACGAGCCGACTGCGAGCCTGGCCAGGCACGAGACCGAGGCGCTCTTCGAGCTCATCGATCGGCTCAAGGCCCGCGGCATCTCGATCATCTACATCTCCCACCGCATGGACGAGGTGTACCGGATCGCGGACCGGATCACGATCCTCCGCGACGGCCGACGGCTGCTCACGGAGCCGCTGTCCAGCGTGACGCCCGAGCAGATCGTCGAGGGCATCGTGGGCAAGAAGATCGAGGGGCAGCTCGCCTACCGCGAACGTGAGCATGCGACGCACGACGGCGTCCCGCTCCTCGAGGTCCGCGGGCTCACCTCCGGACCCAAAGTCCGGGACGTCTCGTTCGCGCTGCGGCCCGGGGAGATCCTCGGACTCGCAGGCCTCATGGGCAGCGGGCGCACCGAACTGGCCCGCACGCTGTTCGGTATCGACAAGGCCACGAGCGGCGAGATCCTCATCAAGGGCAAGAAGGTCACGATCTCCTCGCCCAAGCAGGCGATCGCGGCAGGGCTCGCCCTGATCCCGGAAGACCGCCGCGCCCAGGGCCTCGTCCTGGACCACTCCGTGCGCGACAACCTCCTGCTCCCCCTCCTCGGGAACATCAGCCGCGGCCCGCTCCTGGACATCGGTGAGGGCAAGAAGCTCTCGTCGTCGCTCATCGAGAAGCTCGCGGTGAAGGTCGCCCACCCGAACCGCCCCGTCAGGCTCCTCTCCGGCGGAAACCAGCAGAAGGTGGTCATCGCCAAGTGGTTGGGCACCAACCCTGAGGTGCTCATCCTCGACGAGCCGACGGCCGGCGTCGACATCGGCACGAAGAGCGAGATCCTCGACATGATCCGGGGCCTGGCGAGCACCGGCAAAGCGGTGATCGTCATCTCCTCCGAATACCCCGAACTTCTTGCGGTGAGCGACCGAGTCCTCGTCCTCAAGGAAGGCTCCATCATCCAAGACCTGCCTCGCGGCGAGATAGCCGACGAGGAATCACTCCAACTCGCAGTCCAGGGAGTCTGA
- a CDS encoding Gfo/Idh/MocA family protein, with translation MGAALRSGIIGTGFIGEVHAHAVRAAGGTVSAVAGRTTASAERAAPALGALHAAASPEALIERDDIDVVHICTPNATHAQYTKLAIAAGKAVVCEKPLATSVEDAAELADLARRHRSVAAVPFVYRFYPAVREARDLARRGDAGRLWLLHGSYLQDWLASPQATNWRVDPARGGASRAFADIGVHWCDLMEFVTGQRITRLVASTSQAFPERSGEGGPSPVTTEDGASVLFETDQGAAGSVVVSQVTPGRKNRLWFSFDGTEASLSFDQEQPDTLWLGRTAAATRVAVGPDTLTTQAGRRYARLPAGHPHGYQDSFNAFVADVYDAVRGGAPDGLPTFADGLRAAQLTQALIDSAQGGGWVSVPAYDKVSTII, from the coding sequence ATGGGCGCCGCACTCCGCTCCGGGATCATCGGCACGGGATTCATCGGAGAGGTCCATGCGCACGCGGTGCGGGCAGCCGGCGGCACGGTGAGCGCCGTCGCCGGCCGGACGACGGCGAGCGCCGAGCGCGCTGCCCCCGCACTCGGGGCGCTGCACGCAGCAGCATCGCCGGAGGCCCTCATCGAGCGCGACGATATCGACGTCGTCCACATCTGCACCCCCAACGCGACGCACGCCCAGTACACGAAGCTCGCTATCGCCGCGGGCAAGGCGGTCGTGTGCGAGAAGCCACTCGCGACCTCGGTTGAGGATGCCGCGGAGCTTGCAGACCTGGCCCGGCGCCATCGAAGCGTCGCCGCGGTGCCGTTCGTCTACCGGTTCTACCCTGCCGTCCGCGAAGCGCGAGACCTCGCCCGCCGCGGGGACGCCGGCCGCCTCTGGCTCCTGCACGGCTCCTACCTCCAGGACTGGCTCGCCAGCCCCCAGGCAACGAACTGGCGCGTCGACCCGGCCAGGGGAGGGGCGTCCCGGGCCTTCGCCGACATCGGCGTCCACTGGTGTGACCTCATGGAATTCGTCACCGGGCAGCGGATCACCCGGCTTGTCGCATCGACGTCGCAGGCGTTCCCCGAGCGGTCCGGCGAGGGAGGCCCCAGCCCAGTCACCACCGAGGACGGCGCGAGCGTGCTGTTCGAAACCGACCAAGGCGCCGCAGGGTCCGTCGTGGTCAGCCAGGTCACCCCTGGCCGGAAGAACCGGCTCTGGTTCTCCTTCGATGGGACCGAGGCCTCCCTGAGCTTCGACCAGGAGCAGCCGGACACGCTTTGGCTGGGACGGACAGCGGCCGCCACCCGTGTGGCCGTGGGCCCGGACACCCTCACAACCCAGGCCGGGAGGCGGTATGCCAGGCTCCCCGCCGGCCACCCGCATGGCTATCAGGACAGCTTCAACGCCTTCGTCGCCGACGTCTACGACGCTGTGCGCGGCGGGGCCCCCGACGGGCTGCCCACCTTCGCCGACGGGCTACGCGCGGCGCAGCTCACCCAGGCGCTCATCGACTCAGCGCAGGGCGGCGGATGGGTCAGCGTTCCCGCCTACGACAAGGTTTCCACCATCATCTGA
- a CDS encoding CoA-acylating methylmalonate-semialdehyde dehydrogenase — translation MTVKTIPHFLDGEESNGVGERTQPVFNPATGEQTGELRLADAADLETAVAAARKAAESWNDISLAKRTGVLFRFRELVASHIDELAELVTAEHGKVISDAKGEIGRGLEVVEFACGIPQLLKGAYSDQASTGIDVFSYRQPVGVVAGITPFNFPVMVPLWMAPVAIATGNAFILKPSERDPSASMLLARLWAEAGLPAGVFQVLHGGKETVDGLLTHPDVDAVSFVGSTPIARYVQETATAHGKRVQALGGAKNHAIILPDADLDNAADHLAAAAFGSAGERCMAISVAVAVGDAADALVGKVAERAEAVKVAEGTDPGAEMGPVITAASRDRMKGIVTDAAAAGARLVVDGREFTVAGKEGGNWFGPTVIDNVGTDMGAYTEEIFGPVLSVVRVETVEEAIELINSNPYGNGTAIFTSSGSNARKFHRGVHVGMIGVNVPIPVPVAYHSFGGWKNSLFGDKHIYGEEGVAFYTRAKVVTQRWPEPTHASGASYNFPSN, via the coding sequence ATGACTGTCAAGACCATTCCGCATTTCCTCGATGGTGAGGAGTCCAACGGTGTCGGTGAGCGGACGCAGCCGGTGTTCAACCCGGCCACGGGCGAGCAGACCGGGGAGCTGCGCCTGGCCGACGCGGCGGACCTGGAGACGGCCGTCGCGGCGGCGCGCAAGGCGGCGGAGTCGTGGAACGACATCTCCCTGGCCAAGCGGACCGGGGTGCTGTTCCGGTTCCGGGAGCTGGTCGCCTCGCACATCGACGAACTGGCGGAGCTGGTGACGGCGGAGCACGGGAAGGTGATCTCGGATGCGAAGGGCGAGATCGGGCGGGGGCTGGAGGTGGTGGAGTTCGCGTGCGGGATCCCGCAGCTGCTCAAGGGCGCGTACTCGGACCAGGCCTCGACCGGGATCGACGTGTTCTCCTACCGCCAGCCGGTCGGGGTGGTCGCGGGGATCACGCCGTTCAACTTCCCGGTGATGGTGCCTTTGTGGATGGCGCCGGTGGCGATCGCCACGGGCAACGCGTTCATCCTCAAGCCGAGCGAGCGGGACCCGTCGGCGTCGATGCTGCTGGCGCGGCTGTGGGCCGAGGCGGGCCTGCCGGCCGGGGTGTTCCAGGTCCTGCACGGGGGCAAGGAGACCGTGGACGGTCTCCTGACCCACCCCGACGTGGACGCTGTCTCGTTCGTGGGGTCGACCCCGATCGCCAGGTACGTCCAGGAGACGGCGACCGCGCACGGGAAGCGGGTCCAGGCCCTGGGCGGGGCGAAGAACCACGCGATCATCCTCCCGGACGCGGACCTGGACAACGCCGCGGACCACCTGGCCGCTGCGGCGTTCGGCTCCGCGGGGGAGCGGTGCATGGCGATCTCCGTGGCGGTGGCGGTCGGGGACGCGGCCGATGCGCTGGTGGGCAAGGTCGCCGAGCGTGCCGAGGCCGTCAAGGTGGCCGAGGGCACCGACCCGGGGGCGGAGATGGGCCCGGTCATCACGGCCGCGTCCAGGGACCGGATGAAGGGCATCGTCACCGACGCGGCCGCGGCCGGGGCGCGGCTGGTCGTGGACGGGCGCGAGTTCACCGTGGCGGGCAAGGAGGGCGGGAACTGGTTCGGCCCGACCGTGATCGACAACGTCGGCACGGACATGGGCGCGTACACCGAGGAGATCTTCGGCCCGGTCCTGTCCGTGGTCCGCGTCGAGACGGTCGAGGAGGCCATCGAGCTGATCAACTCCAACCCGTACGGCAACGGCACCGCGATCTTCACCTCCTCCGGGTCCAACGCGCGCAAGTTCCACCGCGGGGTCCACGTGGGCATGATCGGGGTCAACGTCCCGATCCCCGTCCCGGTCGCGTACCACTCCTTCGGCGGGTGGAAGAACTCCCTCTTCGGCGACAAGCACATCTACGGCGAGGAAGGCGTCGCCTTCTACACCCGCGCCAAGGTCGTCACCCAGCGCTGGCCCGAACCCACCCACGCCTCCGGCGCCTCCTACAACTTCCCCTCCAACTAG
- a CDS encoding LacI family DNA-binding transcriptional regulator: MAQESGRPASVPRRRKPSINDVARIAGVSYQTVSRVINNAPDVSAATRDRVLGVIKEIGYRRNRTATALVTSRSTVIGILTDGSPRFGPVGTLMALESLARQNGYASTVVTVDEPYQESVPKALDALDDVGVDGIIVIAPRLAMAAAVWNADVRVPVEMIAAGASSTPNVFTYSENQELGARMATQHLIDLGHKDIAHIAGSMEWFDGRVRKRGWEASMRDAGLEPGLCVEGDWSPKFAYETGLRVVSEGRVPQAIFAVSDHTALGLIRAFAENGVRVPEDVSIVGFDDVEGSDYFLPPLTTVRQDFPALAQASIDALLAAVEGREVDRTPSVPTLVVRASTIPARLRQTSP; this comes from the coding sequence TTGGCACAGGAATCGGGGCGCCCAGCATCTGTTCCGCGACGGCGGAAGCCCAGCATCAACGATGTGGCCAGGATCGCCGGTGTCTCCTATCAGACCGTCTCCCGAGTCATCAACAACGCCCCGGACGTGAGTGCTGCGACCCGGGACCGGGTGCTCGGCGTGATCAAGGAGATCGGCTACCGCCGCAATCGGACGGCCACGGCGCTCGTCACTAGTCGTTCGACGGTCATCGGGATCCTGACAGACGGCTCTCCGCGCTTCGGGCCGGTAGGGACGCTCATGGCACTTGAGAGCCTGGCGCGGCAGAACGGCTACGCATCGACAGTTGTGACCGTCGACGAGCCGTACCAGGAGAGCGTGCCGAAGGCACTGGACGCCTTGGACGACGTGGGCGTCGACGGCATCATCGTCATCGCGCCACGCCTTGCCATGGCTGCCGCCGTATGGAATGCCGACGTCCGGGTGCCGGTCGAGATGATCGCAGCCGGGGCCTCCTCCACGCCGAACGTCTTCACCTACTCCGAGAACCAGGAACTGGGCGCCCGCATGGCGACCCAGCACCTCATCGACCTCGGCCACAAGGACATCGCCCATATTGCAGGTTCGATGGAATGGTTCGACGGCCGTGTCCGTAAGCGCGGCTGGGAGGCATCGATGCGGGATGCCGGCTTGGAACCCGGGTTGTGCGTCGAGGGCGACTGGAGCCCGAAGTTCGCCTATGAGACTGGGCTGCGCGTGGTTTCCGAGGGAAGGGTGCCACAGGCGATCTTCGCTGTGAGCGACCACACCGCGCTCGGCCTGATCCGGGCGTTCGCTGAGAACGGCGTCCGGGTTCCCGAGGATGTGAGCATTGTGGGCTTCGACGACGTAGAGGGCTCAGACTACTTTCTTCCGCCGCTGACAACTGTCCGCCAGGACTTCCCGGCGCTCGCCCAGGCCAGCATCGACGCGCTCCTGGCGGCTGTCGAGGGGCGCGAGGTCGACAGGACCCCGAGCGTCCCAACTCTTGTCGTGAGGGCGAGCACCATCCCAGCGCGTCTTCGCCAGACCAGCCCTTGA